TTGTCTTTTGAACAATTGTAACCATGTCGGCTCAACTTAcccaaattttgttttaaatgttttacgtattttctcttttttcgaGAAGATCTGACATGTTGTGAAGAGGATATGAATCCTTAATGAATgttcattaaaagttaaaaaggaCTGTTTTTTCACTAAATCACCACTAATTAAATCCACTCACTTTGATACCACAATCATGTCCGCAGCCTAAATAAGAAAAAGCCCCAACAGGTAGCCAGTAGCATCAATAATGAAAGCAGCTAGGAACAGTTACTGTAGCTGTAGCTCTGTCTAAAGGTACAAAATCCATCTACCAACACATCAACACATCTGTTCACttattaacatgttttattttgtttttttaatatgtttccGCTCATTGCCGACTAAACTACAGGAAGTCACTGATCTCAGTCAAATCATTACACTGTAATGGCTGtaattttttaattctgtttttaaatcaaacacaaTATAACATGTGCAGCTAGGATCAAGAGGTGCTATTAGGCAGATATTATTTACTAGGAACAGAGCaagtttacttgtttttaatCTTCAGCTAAGCTGAGCAACAATTTGCTTATCTCTCTGCAAGAAAACAATGAGTATAtgccaaaatgttaaactacttctttttatttcaacataaaaataatttttaaactcAACAATGAGGCACACAGATATATAACATGCGAGTATGGTGGTCTCTTTTCTGATGACACTGATTTCACTGCCTTTTATCTGACACTATAATCTGCAGACAGATTTATGTTGGTAAGAACACAATATTCACAAACTCTGAGGCATGATCAAACCTTTTGTGCATTTCACTGATAACTAGTGTTTGACTCAGTCTGCTTACTCCTGTCActaagtgttgttttatttagtaaGTGTTTGAATAAGTGCTTAAACCGAAATAACGTAGCTACATAGAAAAGCACATGGCTAAGGTATATTACTTAAAtagtcattattatttattaccaGAACAAATATTCCAATGAGTCCCCTTTTACTTTACTCATTTGACGCTCCCCTATTAGTGATTCAGTGCAGAAAGGTAGATTTTCCATTCTCTATTTTTAGTCTGAGTCTAACAGGGAGTCATCCATTTCTGGAAATACATGTATGACACAGCATGTAAATCCACATATTGTATCTTTATGCTTTTCAGTCCTCCATGGATACATGTGCTTCTGTTCCTAACCTATTGGTTCTTTAAATAGTATTTGATATCAACCTGGGATTTGTTCCGTTAAATAAAAGCGGACATGAGAAGTAACAACTGTAATTCCTGTGTGTCACTGAAGTGTTATGCTCACCTCATGTGGACAGCTCTCACATGGCTGGAAATGGCAGAGTCCTCTGGAGAGCTGCTCGGGTCCAGACTCGCAGCAGTCATCCACCCCGTCAGCAATTGCTTTGTTTACATTGTCCATGGGGAAGGCACACAGGGCCGAATCATGCTCCGTGACCCCATTATCATCAGTGACAGCAAAAACCCCATAGAGGatgtcatcctcctcctccgctcCTAACTCCTCTGCCAATTCCCTGCCTGCCTTGCCAAAGTGGGCTGCCTGGACCACGTTGTACACCACATCCTTGTAAGGCTCACTGGCTACATTCCTCCTCCGGCGTTTTGGTTCAAACCGACACTCGAGGATCAACTCACGGTACCTCTTCATTTCCCACTCATTCCGTGGAAGACGTCCCAGACGAGTCTGAAATGGAGATGAGTCCTGGTCAGGGCTTTCTCTCTGAACTGAGAGGAAGTAGACAAACTCCTGAGTGAAAAAGCTGTATACATATTCTATATGGTAGGTCCTACGTAGGCCAGGAAGGACAGTTAGGCTACGTACATCACTGTAGAAACCATCTTCAGTGGCCAGTGGTCGGCGAACTGATATAGACTTCCTACCATAACGCTGGGCCACGCTGTCATTGACAGTGGTTGCAACAAAGAAGTAAACTGTTTGACCCTCTTCCACCATAGTGACCTTGGTTCCAAGAGGGCTGGCCACACAGTCTGGACAGTAGGCCGCAGAGTTTGAATCCTTTCTAAACAAACACTTAGAGTGAGAGGGCGGCTCTCCATTTGAGTTCAGCTGGTGGAAATAGCACACACCATACTGAGAACTTCCACatgaatataaatacataaaaagagTATCCAACAATAAGATTTGATTGTTTGTGTCCTCCAGGAAGTTGGGATCCTTGTCAATGTGGCACAAATCACAGATGTGACACTTGGGGCTTCCCACAGGCCCAGTGTGGAGCTCCCACACCTTCTCCAAGCTTCTGTTCACAGCCTCAATCACATTCTGGGAGGCTACATACACCTCCTGGTAAAACGTGTTGTTGACAATGTTCTGAATGGAGCCCCGGGCCTGAAAGAAGGGCATAGTGTAAACCACAGAGTAGTTGACAGGACTCTGGACCAGGGATGGACAGTTGCCGAAGGCAAAGGCCAGCAGACTCTGGAACCAGATACATGTCCCCAACCATGTGGTCCAGTTGATCATCTCCACTCAGGGGTGCAAAAAGGACCACAAAAGAGATGATGTGGGGTTACCTCCAGATTTGATGTTGGTGCCAAAGCATCCTTGACACTAACGAATGGTACCTGAATGAAGGAAAATGGCAGTGTTAGAAGGGAAGTCCAGTAGCTCTGTCATGTCTGTTTGTGCAATACGAAGCTGAAGCCAGTAAATGGTTCACTTAgtataaagactggaaacagtgACCATGATACAGCCAGACAACAGCAGAGAATCCAGAGAGTCACAATGCACCATTTATTGTATTGATTAAACACAGTGATATTTCAGTCATATTTCACAAACAGATATTTTGTAAAGTATGGGTGGAGATACCACTGCCCCTGATGACCTTTTAAGTGACCTCCATCCACAGAGGCTGATGGTGAGATGCAGCTGACAGCTTCAGAAAGAAATGTTGCTAGTAACATAGGTGAAGAAAGTAAATATCGCAATATCTGTCTATGTCCTGTTCTGAATCCTACATGATCCCAGATAAATATTGTGGTCTTTGTTTAGCCAAATGATAATAAATGATGTCATAAAGATAGAAATTTCCTCTGACTCACCACAAGCACTGACGGGAAACattatacataaacataaacataatgaAACTAATAGTTACGTTGGTAGTGCACAGAAGAGTAGATAGTGgataaaacaatgtttactGTTCCTTCCTGCACAGGTCGTTCATATCTGGTCTTGTTTATTCTGCTTAATCTACTAtctcactttcttttctccaaGTATCACTCCAGATCCAAGTTAATGGCCTCAGTTTACCTTTATATGCACCAGTTTTCTGCAATAAGCATTTTTGTGAGTGTAGGTCATCTTTATCAATCTCTGCACACCAACCAAAcaaactgaaccattttttaaAGTCTGAGCCTCGTCTTCCATCCTGGACAGACATTTGTTAGGTTGATCATTAACTAGACAAATCGGAATAAGGCTGTATTCAAGAGCCGCTGGCCTCTATACTTTGCATTCCTGTCACAACCACTACGTGCCTCCCACGGGGAAAGATGTGCACGGGCTGATGGTCATAAGACAACGTGTGCCTTTTTAGGTCCCAGGTGAAGAAGAAACTGCTCGCCTACTCGTGTCAGAGAATTTCCTCAACTctgattttcttattttgcagCTGACAAACTCCATTTGTACCACAGGCAGCAACAATTTTTGCAATGCACAGTCATATGGAAACGTTGTATTTACATCAATAATTCATAGATGAtgtgttacattttaacattcgCAGATCCATGTGAAACTGAGGTTAACATTAGCGAACATGGTTATACATAGTAATGGCActgatttacttttttcatgttCAGGGTAATAAAGCAAATGGTTGAAATTGACTTTCCATTCATTGTGGTATTTACAGGCCAGTCAGCATGCAGCTTTCTTATCAAAGGCAGCATACATTTATTCCCGGCTCTCTTGATTTATAACATTATGTAGTATTCTAAATGATTTAACCCCAAATTTACCCGgtgtttaagtttatttttaacttgGTGTGAATATGAATTGGCCTTCCTCACACAGCACAAAATTACTTAATTTAAACTTCATTTCTTACCCACAATGACCAGCTGTACCACTGTGAAAGGAATGCAGACATTATACTGGCTGCACTATGCAACCACTGGACACATGGTGCTGTGCAAGGAATCAACAGTCAAAACCCTAAGGACGCATGTGTGGACACAGTGGCAGGAAATAGAGCTCAAACCAGTAAAGAATTACCAGAGTCCACCAATGTGGAAAGATGTGAGGCCTGCTGTTaccttattttgaaaagtcTCTATTTACATGGGGAGGATTTCTTAGATTATTTGGAAATAATCTAAGATGAGCTCAAGCAGTCGGGGCAACATGGTTCAAGACCCAGGACAGTTCTATAATTTCTActgtgtttatgttcttttttatcttttcatttaatcttttctttacatccatatctttttttttttttatcttatccTCAGTTTAGATTGTTTAGGTCGTTTGATTTAAGTTTCGTGGAGTCATACTAGCTTCagtgcaaatgtaaaatgtggaatttgATTCCAACAGCTGTACAAAAGCTAAAATGTTAGTTATTTTTTCTCACTAGACGGAGTATTATTCCCTTGTATCATCAGTGTTCCACAAagattaaatttatttattcgGATATAGATCATACAGATTACTTacataatttgtattattataatctCACAGCACATTTTTGTGCTGAGCAATAGCTGTTTATCTGTTGCTGCATGTTTTGCTATGTATATTTGCTATGTTTGCTAATCTGATGAAAGCATATGTGGGACATGCAGCTActgatattaataaaaaaaaaccttacctGTACAGGTTAGTTACGGTCTTCGCCAGTAGTCACTGCCAGGTTCGCTCCTTGTAAAAGTAGCGCAGTGACTGATAATCTTTCCTTGGGCAGAAAGTAGATTAATTTCTGATAAAGTTATAGCCTGGGTGAACTCAGAAAGCGATGTAAAGTGTGTTAGTTTCCGATGTAACTAGTACTCGctgtatgaatgtttttttcctgccttaGCGGTGTCCCAGCTCGCTCCTCCCCTCTCCGTTTTCATTCATCCgcgcaaaaaaataaaaaaattaaataaagcgTCGTCACGGTGCACTACATGATACTGGCTGATGCTGAAGTTTTCGTTCTGGCAAACTATTTAAAGCTCCCACTGTGGTAGGAACTAGAGACCTTGGAACTTTTTCAATCATGCCCCAAGTGCTGAGGTAACAAGCCACGATGTCTCCTGATGTCACAAACATAGAGCCTTGACAAACATACTatggaaattttaaaaactaaagcaaataaacaatgATTTATTTGTACTACAGTAAGAGGCAAATCCTTCCAGCAAAATCATATGCAAACGAACAGCAGTAAGCAAACATTAATGGTCAAATCAGGACCGacacaaaatctgttttataattagttatttatttctaatttaattaTAAGGCATAAGGCATAATTAGAAGAGGCAGACAGTGGCATCAATGGATTCTGTATACAAAtcctataaaatacaaaaaatcttTATGATTggacaaaagctgaaaaaaaaaacaattttcttgtcattaatatgcattttatgGTGAATGGACACTTGAAGATGGacataacatttaacaattcATGTTAATACAAATAACTGAAAGCAGTAAACATGGTCCAGGCTCATGACCAAATTTCTAAGAGTGCAAATGCACAAATCAAACGCACGAGGTAAACTGATAACGGTTCATACAGTTTTTGGTCATTGCTTCGTAGTGAAAACAACTTGAATGTGGTTAGAGATTAGATAATTCATTCTTCTGCAGGTCTTAAGACATTTCCAGTATTTAAATGTTGGCAAAGTGGGTTTGTTACAGTAAAATGATCGTTTATGAAACAACATCGACAGCATGCAGACACCACTGTTTGTGTAGTTGTTATGTCACCAGTGGTGCTTTTGCTGCTTCCATTTGTTGCTGCTATCTAAATTAAAAGTTATAAAAATCGGGCCAGCTAAAATGCAGCTGGAGCATAATATGAATCCGTGAATTAGATCAGAGGACTGAGAAGCAAGAAATGCATAGCTTTGACATTAATACAGactgtttttacagcttttccCACAAATGTGTCACCTAGCAGCACCAGGCCAGTTTGTGATCACAGTGACGCATTCTGTTTCAGCAGGTCATGCGACAGCGAGGACTCAGTATGTGAGAGGACTCAGGATGAAGAGGCGATCTTCTTCCTTCCTGATCCACTTCATCAATTTGTTGACAGCAGAGACTGCCAAGGCCTTGGTCCCCAACGGACTGAAGCAGAGGTAGAGCTCGAAGCCACTTGTCACCTGCAGCAAGGAAGGGAGAACAAGTCGAACGGCATGACATGAAACTAATGATGAAATTAATGATGAAAACTACATGTTGAGAGGCTCTAATAAGTGCAGAGTGTAACTTAACAACTTCATGCTGTGTGGTTTTTAGGGCAAATACGATGCACACTCTTTTGTGGTTAGGGTTTCGAAAGCAATGAAAATTGGGAAGTATGCCCTGCACTGCCAGACCCACCCATGCCAGCAGGTTTTCAGTTTCACTACAGCGGTAGAAGGAGCGGAGAGGTCTGGTTGGGTGGTGCAAGTGGCTGTGAAGATCCTGATATAACCCCATCAGCCTTTCCTGCTCTTCATCAGACTGATACAAGGCAGGAAACTCTGGACTGGAAgaagagaacatttttaaaaagttaatgtcaAAAAATATGAAGTGTTTGCCTTGTCAATGTTTTTGCAATGTTTGGCTTATGTCttgatgcaaaaataaataaagttcaacaCTTCAAATGACATGCTACCCACCTGGTGTATAGCCCTGAGCTCTTTGATTTATAGAGAAAGTGCCTGAGCTCCGGAATGCCGACTTGTGCTACAGAATAACTAGGACATTTAAGCGCATCCTTCAAGGCCTGGTAGGCACTTCGTTTACTCAGCCTCTCCAGGAACCGCTGTTTGCATTCAGACATGTTAAAAAAGTCCTCTCTGTCAGTTGAGACCAGGATGAGGCAGAGCTCAGATGTTGGCTCCAGGTAAGAAATGTGAGCGTGAAAAAATCCTGCAGTGTTGAACTTTGGCAGACAGATCGGTGTCCAGCCTTCACCCTCCCGAAAGGACGAGGAGGAGCCGACGAGGTTGAACACCAGGTGCAAGTCAATGTGGTGCAGGAACTGATCCTTTTTCCTCACCAGACAAACGAGGCGGTCCCCAGCCAGCAGAATGGAGAATACCAGGTTTTTTGCTTTGGCAGCCTGTAGGCTCACTGACACCACGTCCCTGGCAGAGCTTGCCAGAGGCAGGCAGGTGACAGCGCTGAGCAGCAGACCGGGGTCTCGGTCCAGACGATGCAGCAGGTTGTCGGTGAGGTACTCGGAGCCAGCCAGCAGGCGGCGCAGGTCGTAGTTCTGTTTGTGCTGGAAGATGTGGTTGAGCTGTGTGAGGGTGAGCAGGCTTACGATCTGGTAGTAGATGTAATGCAGCTCCCGCAGCAGCTCCTTGTCCGATTGACAGGTCTTAGACACACCCACCAAGACAAGAGGGCTCTTGGTAAGGAAAATTACCTTACAGCCATCTGACACAAAACATATTAACAGAGATACAATCAAATGCGCATTTTGTCCATTTCcttttaattacagtatatcAAAGCCAAAGAATATTCTGACCTGCATGAATAGAGCGGATGATGTTCTTGTCTGCTTCAACAACAGACACAAGGGCCATCATCACCCCCATAGTGCTGGACAGAGCCTCCTCTGTGCCGTAGCGGGTGTAGATTGGCTTTCCAGCCTCgctcagcacaaacacatgtttTCTGTGACTCCTCCATGCATCACTTGACACATCCTCCTCCTTACACCTGCTCTCTGATGAAATGTTGCATTGCTCCTCAATGGATTTCTCCCCCACCAGCACTTTCAGCTCCTCTGCACATTCTCCTTCTGATTTGGCCAGTTCAGTGTCCCTCTCAGCTTCTTCCCCAGCTTCTCCAGCCAGATCCTCAAAGGACTGTGCATGGACGAACATAGCACTCCTCTGACCAGCACCTATATTAATGTCAGAATGAGGAAGTATACAATAAGGTCTGTTAgaggatgtttttctttttgggatTGTTTTTCATCTGATGGGGGCAATCAGTGGTTCACCTCCCCTTAACCATGGGCAAcacgctgaaccccaagttgcctTTAGTGTGAGCTACTGACTTGTACgtcgctttgaataaaagcatctgctaaatgactaattataAACAGAAAAGCACCACAGAGGAGAGATTTCGATGTTAATGTGCATTCCACAATACTTTTGGGTTTACAGAAGAAAAGGACTATCTGGCCTCGTTAGCAGACATTTTATTAACTTTCCCACCGCACAACCGCTTCCCTGACGTCCTTCTTAAGGGAACCATACAGAACCTTCTCCCATGGAATGAATAAGACAGTCCGGAATGACACTACATTAACATGGGCCAAAAAGAAAGAGGTAAAAAGCTTGCAAAGTATTCAGTATTGAGATGGACTTGTGAGTGTTTAGGTTTTGACGTTCAAATGTGCCAGACATGAttgcacacagacataaattACCCCCTGACCAGAATAAGCTGTAATAacagaggttttattt
This genomic interval from Channa argus isolate prfri chromosome 5, Channa argus male v1.0, whole genome shotgun sequence contains the following:
- the mon1a gene encoding vacuolar fusion protein MON1 homolog A — translated: MDAEAQRATASWDNGTLAPPDHLRSERADSPTPGLVEGTEPGAGQRSAMFVHAQSFEDLAGEAGEEAERDTELAKSEGECAEELKVLVGEKSIEEQCNISSESRCKEEDVSSDAWRSHRKHVFVLSEAGKPIYTRYGTEEALSSTMGVMMALVSVVEADKNIIRSIHADGCKVIFLTKSPLVLVGVSKTCQSDKELLRELHYIYYQIVSLLTLTQLNHIFQHKQNYDLRRLLAGSEYLTDNLLHRLDRDPGLLLSAVTCLPLASSARDVVSVSLQAAKAKNLVFSILLAGDRLVCLVRKKDQFLHHIDLHLVFNLVGSSSSFREGEGWTPICLPKFNTAGFFHAHISYLEPTSELCLILVSTDREDFFNMSECKQRFLERLSKRSAYQALKDALKCPSYSVAQVGIPELRHFLYKSKSSGLYTSPEFPALYQSDEEQERLMGLYQDLHSHLHHPTRPLRSFYRCSETENLLAWVTSGFELYLCFSPLGTKALAVSAVNKLMKWIRKEEDRLFILSPLTY